A window from Cyprinus carpio isolate SPL01 chromosome A11, ASM1834038v1, whole genome shotgun sequence encodes these proteins:
- the LOC109050299 gene encoding cleavage stimulation factor subunit 1, producing the protein MFRPKPTLKDRQHLYKLIISQLLYDGYTTVANSLISEVKPQSVVSPSEQLMQLAKIGLENDDSAVQYAIGRSDTVAPGVGIDMEFDADVQTMSPEASEYETCYVTSHKGPCRVATYSRDGQLIATGSADASIKILDTERMLAKSAMPLEVMMNETAQQNMENHPVIRTLYDHVDEVTCLSFHPTEQILASGSRDYTLKLFDYSKPSAKRAFKHIQEAEMLRSISFHPSGDFLLVGTQHPTLRLYDVNTFQCFVSCNPLDQHTDTICGVCYNPSANSYVTCSKDGSIKLWDGVSNRCVSTFEKAHDGAEVCSAVFSKNSKYILSSGKDSVAKLWEISTGRTLVKYTGAGLSGRQTHRTQGVFNHTEDYVLLPDERTISLCCWDSRTAERKNLLSLGHNNIVRCIVHSPTNPGFMTCSDDFRARFWYRRTTTD; encoded by the exons ATGTTCCGGCCCAAGCCCACACTGAAGGACAGACAGCACCTTTACAAGCTGATCATCAGCCAGCTGCTGTATGACGGCTACACCACCGTCGCCAACAGCCTGATCAGTGAGGTGAAGCCCCAGAGTGTGGTGTCTCCATCAGAGCAGCTCATGCAGCTGGCCAAAATTG GATTGGAGAACGATGACAGTGCGGTACAGTACGCCATTGGCCGTTCGGACACCGTGGCGCCCGGTGTGGGCATCGACATGGAGTTTGATGCAGACGTGCAAACCATGTCCCCAGAAGCATCAGAGTACGAGACCTGCTATGTGACGTCCCATAAGGGTCCGTGCCGTGTGGCCACCTACAGCCGGGATGGGCAGCTCATTGCGACGGGCTCCGCCGATGCCTCCATTAAGATCCTGGATACTGAGCGCATGCTGGCCAAAAGCGCCATGCCGCTGGAG GTGATGATGAACGAAACGGCCCAGCAGAACATGGAGAACCACCCTGTAATCAGAACCTTGTATGATCACGTGGATGAGGTCACATGCCTGTCTTTTCACCCGACCGAACAGATCCTGGCCTCTGGCTCTCGTGATTACACCCTCAAACTCTTTGATTATTCAAAGCCGTCAGCAAAAAGAGCCTTCAAGCACATACAG GAAGCTGAAATGTTGCGCTCCATCTCTTTCCATCCGTCCGGGGATTTCTTACTAGTTGGCACGCAGCATCCAACCTTGCGTCTCTATGACGTCAACACTTTCCAGTGTTTTGTGTCCTGCAACCCTTTGGATCAGCACACAGACACCATCTGCGGAGTCTGTTACAATCCCAGCGCTAACAGCTACGTCACCTGTAGCAAAGACGGCAGCATCAAGTTATGGGACGGCGTGTCAAACCGGTGCGTGAGCACTTTTGAGAAAGCCCACGACGGCGCTGAGGTCTGCTCGGCCGTCTTCTCCAAAAATTCCAAATATATTCTGTCCAGCGGGAAGGATTCTGTTGCTAAACTCTGGGAAATTTCCACAGGCCGTACTCTGGTCAAATACACAG GTGCAGGTCTCAGTGGGCGACAAACGCACCGCACTCAGGGTGTTTTCAACCACACTGAGGACTATGTGCTGCTGCCAGACGAGCGAACCATCAGCTTGTGCTGCTGGGATTCACGCACAGCTGAGAGGAAGAACCTGCTCTCATTAGGCCACAATAACATTGTGCGCTGTATCGTACACTCGCCCACAAACCCCGGCTTCATGACCTGCAGCGACGACTTCAGAGCACGCTTCTGGTATCGCCGCACCACCACTGACTAA